A single window of Gossypium hirsutum isolate 1008001.06 chromosome A10, Gossypium_hirsutum_v2.1, whole genome shotgun sequence DNA harbors:
- the LOC107896125 gene encoding transcription factor HEC3 translates to MDINPALKLQTHTWNLEIPMDDHILHDQLPLNPIWPSFPLQTPFSTSTTPTHLPSATPVYSTHHNDQLGHLVEEGEEPEEELSAMKEMLYKIAAMQPVDIDPSTIRKPKRRNVRISDDPQSVAARHRRERISEKIRILKRLVPGGTKMDTASMLDEAIRYVKFLKRQILELQRSNANQQPPPPPPPYPVEWQVAPNKPLGSTSETQTGHGFTFDANGGKPLVL, encoded by the coding sequence ATGGATATCAATCCAGCATTAAAGCTCCAAACCCACACTTGGAATCTTGAAATCCCCATGGATGACCATATCCTCCATGACCAACTCCCTTTGAACCCTATTTGGCCGAGCTTCCCTCTTCAAACCCCTTTCTCCACCTCAACTACTCCCACCCACCTACCTAGTGCAACACCTGTTTACTCAACTCATCACAACGACCAACTAGGTCACCTTGTTGAAGAGGGGGAAGAACCAGAAGAAGAGTTAAGCGCCATGAAAGAGATGTTGTACAAGATCGCCGCGATGCAGCCCGTCGACATCGACCCTTCCACCATTCGGAAGCCCAAGAGACGCAACGTGCGGATCAGCGACGATCCCCAGAGCGTGGCGGCTCGTCACAGGCGCGAGAGGATAAGCGAAAAGATCAGAATTCTTAAAAGACTTGTCCCGGGAGGCACTAAGATGGACACTGCATCAATGCTGGACGAAGCTATCCGATATGTCAAGTTCTTGAAGCGGCAGATTCTGGAGTTGCAAAGATCCAATGCTAACCAGCAGccgccaccaccaccaccaccatacCCTGTGGAGTGGCAAGTTGCACCAAATAAACCTCTGGGTTCCACCTCGGAGACACAAACAGGCCATGGATTCACTTTTGATGCCAACGGGGGAAAACCCCTTGTGCTTTAA